One Cupriavidus taiwanensis LMG 19424 DNA segment encodes these proteins:
- a CDS encoding low affinity iron permease family protein, whose product MRKSSPILPGVGSRPGAGKRATVLHLFDRFAGGATRHAGSPTAFVLAVGVVVAWALTGPMFGYSETWQLVINTGTTIVTFLMVFLIQQSQNKDAVAVHLKLNELLASHREASNMLVSIEDLDEEELRQLVIFYRQLAELADKEDGIKSSHSLDEARENHAAKRQARASRGRPPEPPAGDAGTAPAASAPAAS is encoded by the coding sequence AATCCTGCCCGGCGTTGGCTCTCGGCCAGGCGCCGGCAAGCGTGCCACCGTGCTGCACCTGTTCGACCGCTTTGCCGGCGGCGCCACGCGCCATGCCGGGTCGCCGACCGCCTTCGTGCTCGCCGTGGGCGTGGTGGTGGCGTGGGCCCTCACCGGCCCGATGTTCGGCTACTCCGAAACGTGGCAGCTGGTCATCAATACCGGCACCACCATCGTCACCTTCCTGATGGTGTTCCTGATCCAGCAGAGCCAGAACAAGGACGCCGTAGCGGTCCACCTGAAGCTCAACGAGCTGCTCGCCTCGCACCGCGAAGCCAGCAACATGCTGGTGTCGATCGAAGACCTCGATGAAGAAGAGCTGCGCCAGCTGGTGATCTTCTACCGCCAGCTGGCCGAGCTGGCCGACAAGGAAGACGGCATCAAGAGCAGCCATTCGCTTGACGAGGCGCGCGAGAACCACGCCGCCAAGCGCCAGGCGCGGGCCTCGCGCGGACGCCCGCCGGAACCGCCTGCCGGCGATGCCGGCACCGCGCCCGCGGCGTCCGCCCCGGCAGCCTCGTAG